A part of Thermococcus sp. LS1 genomic DNA contains:
- a CDS encoding hydrolase: MKRRGFIFTLDAILALLLVTMFVVSISQINTSAQVYSTYMRSQSKYVAEDTLTMFRTLPLRELVPPEKLEEWISDGTLNTTLVTPDMSPIDIVATYWATAPVFPEANLKHKAEVIMGYVLNNTLTDYNYELMINNYTSPYLRKTGANYSTASDVTPATLILSGYAYNQTPRGYMARAFLNKLGSKENTYTARGGYIYARTDNQDDAVIIKYIIPADAIPKDAEIQEITWFLEPAWVGSNYEVYLNGQLIWSGYVDNNEKLVDTDPSGGLELIENFKPGETNVFEVRVYKSGYDGGEDGAQYIKIKYTTSIPSTLKFNDRFYFEDVTAKHGITAWKYLFIPGKLNALSIQIAVGNVSAQTPVSLSFMFNEEIPIPLSAPCQYNATTMTKVCYWDNTTIATALENAGYNYTHISSRYTTIIVRAGDENTEYVPNIHLIGNESFVYADYTPGVLLTSYTIDITEPITLPNLDWSRYITISFDVPQGVTPLWVKFQFPWLYYTNYGQPDQSIRIDNPLIDPTYIYQHPPNPFIYALARIGYTRNSYDYEYHPLPNAIAPGINTLTISLGEGYYLQPSNGDGELTYVIQGFAGYGNVFPELLRSGCSGYNITYYWTGDSSPHYVTAGDAPYCDVTAQDLLDGMERYAVDDAIIRLFRNLGGDGTQTNPILIKLPPTVNIVFVSMGNIPGLFEPITITLRIWRED, translated from the coding sequence ATGAAGAGACGGGGCTTTATATTCACACTTGACGCAATACTTGCGCTCCTGCTCGTAACAATGTTTGTAGTTAGTATAAGCCAGATTAACACAAGTGCCCAAGTTTACTCCACATATATGCGCTCCCAATCCAAATATGTAGCAGAAGATACCCTGACCATGTTCAGAACCCTTCCCCTTAGGGAGCTCGTTCCACCCGAGAAGCTCGAAGAGTGGATAAGCGATGGGACTCTCAACACAACGCTTGTAACTCCAGATATGTCCCCGATTGACATTGTGGCAACGTACTGGGCAACCGCCCCGGTTTTTCCGGAGGCAAATCTCAAGCACAAAGCGGAGGTAATAATGGGCTACGTCCTCAACAACACCTTAACGGACTACAACTATGAACTCATGATAAACAACTACACAAGCCCATATCTAAGAAAGACTGGAGCCAACTATTCAACGGCCTCGGACGTGACCCCTGCAACACTCATACTGAGCGGCTACGCCTACAACCAGACCCCAAGGGGATACATGGCGAGGGCGTTTCTCAACAAGCTAGGAAGCAAGGAAAACACCTACACAGCCAGGGGAGGATACATATATGCAAGAACGGATAACCAAGATGACGCCGTCATAATAAAATACATAATTCCCGCGGATGCTATTCCAAAGGATGCCGAAATTCAGGAAATAACTTGGTTCCTTGAGCCGGCATGGGTCGGTTCTAACTATGAGGTCTATCTTAATGGCCAACTCATATGGTCAGGGTACGTTGACAACAACGAAAAGCTCGTGGATACTGACCCATCCGGAGGACTGGAGTTAATAGAGAACTTCAAACCCGGGGAGACCAACGTATTCGAAGTAAGGGTCTACAAGAGCGGATACGATGGCGGTGAAGACGGTGCCCAATACATTAAGATAAAGTATACCACATCAATTCCCTCCACGCTTAAATTTAACGACAGGTTCTATTTCGAGGACGTTACGGCCAAACACGGAATAACAGCGTGGAAATATCTCTTCATCCCTGGAAAACTTAATGCCCTTAGTATTCAGATCGCCGTTGGAAACGTTTCCGCTCAGACTCCAGTCTCATTATCGTTCATGTTCAACGAAGAAATACCTATACCTCTAAGCGCACCGTGCCAGTATAACGCCACCACGATGACGAAGGTGTGCTACTGGGACAACACCACCATAGCAACTGCCCTTGAAAACGCTGGGTACAACTATACCCACATCTCAAGCAGATATACCACGATAATAGTCAGGGCAGGCGATGAGAATACTGAGTACGTTCCAAACATCCACCTCATAGGCAATGAATCCTTTGTTTATGCGGACTACACACCCGGCGTGCTGCTCACTTCTTACACCATCGACATAACCGAACCGATAACGCTTCCGAATCTGGATTGGAGCAGGTATATAACAATCAGCTTCGATGTTCCCCAGGGTGTTACCCCCCTCTGGGTAAAGTTCCAGTTTCCGTGGCTATACTACACGAACTACGGCCAGCCGGATCAGTCTATCAGGATTGACAATCCATTGATAGATCCCACATACATCTACCAGCATCCCCCCAATCCGTTCATATACGCACTCGCAAGGATTGGATACACAAGAAACAGCTATGACTATGAATACCACCCTCTCCCAAATGCAATAGCCCCTGGAATCAACACCCTAACGATAAGCCTTGGGGAGGGATACTACCTCCAGCCAAGCAATGGAGACGGAGAACTAACCTACGTTATTCAGGGTTTTGCTGGATACGGTAACGTCTTCCCAGAACTCCTGAGGAGCGGCTGTTCCGGATACAACATCACCTACTACTGGACCGGAGACAGCTCTCCGCATTACGTTACCGCAGGAGATGCCCCATACTGTGATGTCACCGCCCAGGATCTCCTCGATGGAATGGAGCGATACGCCGTTGACGACGCGATAATAAGGCTCTTCCGCAATCTCGGCGGCGATGGAACCCAGACTAACCCGATACTGATAAAGCTGCCCCCAACTGTCAACATAGTCTTCGTTTCCATGGGCAACATTCCGGGTCTCTTTGAACCGATAACAATAACCCTAAGGATCTGGAGGGAAGACTGA